Proteins encoded in a region of the Enterococcus gilvus ATCC BAA-350 genome:
- a CDS encoding HTH domain-containing protein, with amino-acid sequence MIWEFITRKKCQRQLQLLEWIQYSRYSVTELAEKMTVSRKTISRDIEELRQKNFLIKEKIWQINWQSEPNYLGLCRKLIRADPRFQLFRGYLWNDGDTKSSYSKLRRLNKQILHLNISVNHRSGEVAGEPALIVLLQLRYLRDFYSFEEQEMYDQLAHYYLNRSLPSIEKAAFFAGEQLEDFRSQFGVESPLAEYFYFDYLRHHFDNYLDLYRSHQQQRSSLYQEVQEACAIIEEVFIEESGTTEELLAAKLFDLFLGVYQGLPLTLFNLKWRGDTVSDHFFIIAKEFKRRLPFLTNCQLDELAFALKEIFSSVHSASLTLTPNLKSSLLIQERYQAYNTSPRGN; translated from the coding sequence ATGATCTGGGAATTTATCACGAGAAAAAAATGTCAACGGCAATTGCAATTGTTAGAATGGATTCAATACAGTCGCTATTCAGTCACAGAGCTGGCTGAGAAAATGACCGTGAGCAGAAAAACGATCTCACGGGACATAGAGGAGCTGCGACAGAAAAATTTCTTAATAAAAGAGAAGATTTGGCAAATCAACTGGCAGTCCGAGCCGAATTATTTAGGACTCTGCCGTAAATTGATCCGCGCAGATCCGCGATTTCAACTATTTCGAGGCTATCTTTGGAATGACGGGGATACCAAAAGCAGCTATTCCAAGCTAAGACGCTTGAACAAGCAGATCCTTCATTTGAATATTTCTGTGAATCACCGATCGGGAGAGGTAGCGGGCGAGCCTGCACTGATCGTGCTGCTGCAGTTACGCTATTTACGAGATTTCTACTCTTTTGAGGAACAGGAAATGTATGATCAACTGGCGCACTATTATTTAAATCGGTCCCTCCCCTCCATTGAGAAAGCGGCGTTTTTTGCGGGGGAACAGTTAGAAGACTTCCGCAGTCAGTTCGGAGTGGAGTCGCCATTGGCGGAATATTTCTATTTTGATTATCTTAGGCATCATTTCGACAACTATCTTGATCTTTACAGGTCCCATCAGCAGCAGCGGAGCAGCTTGTATCAGGAGGTGCAGGAGGCATGTGCCATTATTGAAGAAGTATTTATAGAAGAATCCGGCACTACGGAGGAGCTGCTGGCTGCTAAATTGTTTGATTTATTTTTAGGGGTTTATCAAGGGCTGCCGCTGACGCTCTTCAATTTGAAATGGCGCGGGGATACGGTGAGCGATCATTTCTTTATCATAGCCAAAGAATTTAAACGACGATTGCCGTTTTTGACTAATTGCCAGCTGGATGAATTGGCTTTTGCGTTAAAGGAAATCTTCTCTTCGGTCCATTCAGCCTCCTTAACGCTGACCCCCAATTTAAAATCTTCCTTGTTGATCCAAGAAAGGTATCAGGCCTACAACACTTCTCCAAGAGGAAACTGA
- a CDS encoding heavy metal translocating P-type ATPase, translated as MKQGEKMDESMKKDPSMYDHQHMDHAMEGHDHHEMNHGMDGHEHHDMGGGMDHSMHMGNFKQKFWLSLVLSIPIIVLSPMMGIQLPFQFTFPGSEWVVLILATVLFIYGGQPFLSGAKMELKMKSPAMMTLIAMGISVAYIYSLYSFVVNKLNPHEHVMDFFWELATLIVIMLLGHWVEMSAVSNASNALKKLAELLPDEVTKIEADGTAKKVKLQDIHAGDHLLVRAGDKMPTDGEVIEGATIVDESAVTGESKGVQKQVGDTVIGGSVNGDGTIQLKVTGTGEDGYLAKVMTMVKEAQQEKSKLESISDKVAKWLFYIALAAGILTFIAWLFVADLPQALDRMVTVFVIACPHALGLAIPLVIARSTSLAAKNGLLLKSRQALEQGNKLDYVFLDKTGTLTEGKFTVTGVEVLTDQSKEEALKYIGALESQTNHPLAVGVMNYLKSETITPYKAEDVSTLKGVGVSGTVEGHQVILANQKEIENRHLQVDPEKLKDYQAQGNTISFLLIDDQLVAFFAMGDTLKDQAQDFITKLRESGIEPVMLTGDNQAAAKAVADYLGIHEFYSELLPDDKEKIIKQYTDKGKKVMMVGDGINDAPALARATIGMAIGAGTDIAIDSADVVLTNSNLQDILKFVRLAKKTHSKMIQNLWWGAGYNILAIPLAAGVLAPIGILLSPAVGAILMSLSTIIVAINAMTLNV; from the coding sequence ATGAAGCAAGGAGAAAAAATGGATGAATCGATGAAAAAGGACCCGTCGATGTATGATCACCAACATATGGATCATGCAATGGAGGGGCACGATCATCACGAGATGAATCATGGAATGGATGGTCATGAGCACCATGATATGGGCGGCGGTATGGACCATTCGATGCATATGGGGAATTTCAAACAAAAGTTTTGGCTCTCGCTTGTTTTGTCGATCCCTATCATCGTTCTTTCCCCAATGATGGGGATACAATTGCCGTTTCAATTCACTTTTCCAGGATCGGAGTGGGTCGTATTGATTTTGGCGACGGTTCTCTTTATTTATGGCGGTCAGCCTTTCCTCAGCGGCGCTAAAATGGAGCTGAAAATGAAGAGCCCCGCCATGATGACCTTGATCGCAATGGGGATCTCCGTTGCGTATATCTACAGTTTGTACTCCTTTGTCGTGAACAAACTCAATCCCCACGAACACGTGATGGACTTTTTCTGGGAATTAGCGACCTTGATCGTGATCATGCTGTTAGGGCATTGGGTAGAAATGAGCGCTGTTTCGAATGCAAGTAACGCCTTAAAAAAGCTGGCTGAATTACTGCCGGATGAAGTGACGAAGATCGAGGCAGATGGTACTGCGAAAAAAGTGAAACTGCAGGATATTCACGCAGGCGATCACTTGCTCGTTCGTGCGGGTGATAAGATGCCGACGGACGGCGAGGTCATCGAGGGTGCTACGATCGTTGATGAGTCCGCCGTGACGGGGGAATCAAAAGGCGTTCAGAAGCAAGTCGGTGATACTGTCATTGGCGGGTCCGTCAATGGCGACGGCACCATTCAACTGAAGGTTACAGGGACAGGAGAAGATGGGTACTTAGCCAAAGTCATGACGATGGTGAAGGAAGCCCAGCAGGAGAAATCAAAATTAGAATCGATCTCTGATAAGGTCGCCAAATGGTTGTTCTACATTGCGTTGGCCGCTGGTATTTTAACCTTCATCGCTTGGCTCTTCGTGGCAGACTTGCCGCAGGCGCTGGATCGTATGGTGACAGTCTTTGTCATTGCCTGTCCCCATGCCTTAGGATTGGCGATTCCTTTAGTGATCGCGCGTTCTACGTCATTGGCAGCTAAAAATGGCTTGCTGTTGAAAAGTCGTCAAGCGCTGGAGCAGGGAAACAAATTGGACTACGTCTTTCTTGATAAGACTGGTACATTGACTGAAGGAAAGTTCACGGTGACAGGTGTCGAAGTGTTGACCGACCAGAGCAAAGAAGAGGCGTTGAAATATATCGGCGCGTTGGAAAGTCAAACGAACCATCCCCTTGCTGTCGGCGTTATGAATTATTTGAAATCAGAAACGATCACCCCTTACAAAGCAGAAGATGTTTCCACGTTAAAGGGTGTCGGCGTAAGCGGCACAGTAGAAGGACATCAAGTTATTTTGGCAAATCAGAAAGAAATCGAAAACCGTCACTTGCAGGTTGATCCTGAAAAACTGAAGGATTATCAAGCACAGGGCAACACGATTTCGTTCTTATTGATCGATGACCAATTGGTCGCCTTCTTTGCAATGGGGGACACGCTAAAAGACCAAGCGCAGGACTTTATCACGAAGCTGCGGGAGAGCGGCATCGAACCGGTCATGCTGACTGGCGACAATCAGGCAGCGGCAAAGGCTGTAGCTGATTATTTAGGAATCCATGAATTTTATAGTGAATTGCTGCCAGATGATAAAGAGAAAATCATCAAACAGTACACGGATAAAGGGAAAAAAGTCATGATGGTCGGCGACGGGATAAATGATGCCCCGGCTCTTGCCAGAGCCACGATCGGAATGGCGATCGGCGCAGGAACCGATATCGCCATTGATTCGGCAGATGTCGTGCTGACCAACAGTAATTTACAGGATATTTTGAAATTTGTCCGTTTAGCTAAAAAGACCCACAGTAAAATGATCCAAAATCTTTGGTGGGGCGCAGGCTACAATATTCTCGCGATCCCATTGGCTGCGGGTGTTCTAGCCCCTATCGGAATCCTTTTGAGTCCAGCAGTGGGTGCCATTTTAATGTCACTAAGTACGATCATCGTCGCGATCAATGCGATGACTTTAAACGTCTGA
- a CDS encoding heavy metal translocating P-type ATPase, translated as MADATVETFAITGMTCANCSARVEKELKATEGVLEANVNLATEKATVQFADNLTAEQLIQRVEAIGYGAILFDDAHKQKIEQEKAAYLKKMKRDLLVSALLTAPLMIAMIAMLLGSHGNWVHFLHLPLVQLILVTPVQFGVGQRFYRGAYHALKTKAPNMDVLVAMGTTAAFALSVYNGFFNPYNSDLYFESSGMIITLILLGKYLEQKAKTKTSDAIKQLMSLQAKTATVIVNGEEKEVPIEEVQTDDVVRVRPGEQIPVDGKILSGQTTIDESMLTGESLPVDKQAEDQVFGGTVNTTGSIQFAATQVGSMTVLSRIIRMVEDAQGEKAPIQQIADKISKVFVPTVLGIALITLLATGFVTQDWQQAIVHSVSVLVIACPCALGLATPTAIMVGTGLGAKSGILIKGGGALEKIAHLTTIVLDKTGTITEGKPVVADFDAFDPEALSYLTSLEQYSEHPLAKAIYHYGKDQAAILPVDSFESLTGQGVTGVINGKAYFVGSTRGVRERNILFDEERVLALEAEGKTVMFLTDHAKVLAMISVTDQIKSSSKAAIAAMQESGITVKMLTGDNPQTARYIGEQVGLAASDIVAEVLPEDKAQVVKELQTKGESVGMVGDGINDAPALALADIGIAMGSGTDIAMETADITLMNSDLLSVEKSIRLSKITLRKIKQNLFWAFLYNVIGIPFAAVGFLNPIIAGGAMAFSSVSVLLNSLSLNQKKI; from the coding sequence TTGGCAGACGCAACAGTAGAAACATTCGCGATCACTGGCATGACCTGTGCCAACTGTTCTGCCCGCGTGGAGAAAGAATTAAAGGCCACTGAGGGTGTGCTGGAAGCGAATGTGAATTTGGCGACTGAAAAGGCCACGGTCCAATTTGCCGATAATCTAACAGCGGAACAGTTGATCCAACGAGTAGAAGCCATCGGGTACGGTGCGATACTCTTTGATGACGCCCATAAACAAAAAATCGAACAGGAAAAAGCTGCGTATCTGAAGAAGATGAAACGTGATTTGCTCGTGAGTGCTCTTTTGACAGCGCCATTGATGATCGCAATGATCGCGATGCTTCTGGGCAGTCACGGGAACTGGGTACATTTTCTGCATCTGCCGCTGGTTCAATTGATCTTAGTGACACCGGTGCAGTTTGGTGTTGGGCAGCGTTTTTATCGCGGTGCCTATCATGCGTTAAAGACAAAAGCGCCGAATATGGACGTGCTGGTAGCAATGGGCACGACCGCGGCCTTTGCCTTGAGTGTCTATAACGGCTTCTTCAATCCTTATAATTCCGATCTGTATTTTGAAAGCAGCGGCATGATCATCACCTTGATCTTGCTGGGGAAATATTTGGAGCAAAAAGCGAAGACAAAAACCAGTGATGCGATCAAACAATTAATGAGCTTGCAGGCGAAGACAGCCACAGTGATCGTCAACGGTGAAGAGAAAGAAGTACCGATCGAAGAGGTGCAAACAGACGACGTTGTGCGTGTTCGTCCCGGAGAACAGATTCCCGTAGATGGAAAAATTCTCAGCGGCCAAACCACTATCGATGAAAGCATGCTGACTGGCGAAAGTTTGCCGGTCGATAAGCAAGCAGAAGATCAAGTGTTTGGCGGCACCGTTAATACGACAGGCAGTATCCAATTTGCCGCAACGCAAGTCGGCAGTATGACCGTTCTTTCTCGTATCATTCGTATGGTGGAAGATGCGCAAGGAGAAAAAGCACCGATTCAGCAAATCGCGGATAAAATTTCCAAAGTTTTTGTCCCAACGGTTCTAGGAATCGCCTTGATCACCTTGCTAGCCACAGGCTTCGTCACACAAGATTGGCAACAGGCGATCGTTCATAGTGTTTCTGTTTTGGTGATCGCGTGTCCATGTGCCTTAGGTTTGGCGACACCAACAGCGATCATGGTAGGAACGGGTCTGGGGGCGAAGTCTGGAATCTTGATCAAAGGCGGCGGCGCGCTGGAGAAGATCGCGCATTTGACAACGATCGTTTTAGATAAGACTGGGACGATCACTGAAGGAAAACCAGTAGTTGCTGATTTTGATGCCTTCGATCCAGAAGCACTCTCTTATTTAACAAGCTTGGAGCAGTATTCTGAGCACCCCTTGGCGAAAGCCATCTATCATTATGGAAAAGATCAGGCGGCGATTCTGCCAGTAGATTCTTTTGAAAGCTTGACTGGTCAAGGTGTCACAGGTGTGATCAACGGGAAGGCTTATTTTGTCGGGTCTACGCGGGGTGTCCGTGAGCGAAATATTTTATTTGATGAAGAACGTGTGCTAGCGTTGGAAGCAGAAGGAAAGACAGTGATGTTCTTGACGGATCACGCGAAGGTCCTTGCCATGATCTCAGTGACAGATCAGATAAAATCCTCCTCAAAAGCAGCCATTGCGGCAATGCAGGAATCAGGGATCACCGTGAAAATGCTGACAGGCGACAACCCGCAGACCGCACGCTACATTGGTGAACAGGTGGGGTTAGCTGCATCAGATATCGTGGCAGAAGTCTTGCCGGAGGATAAAGCGCAAGTTGTCAAAGAATTACAGACAAAAGGCGAATCTGTAGGGATGGTTGGCGATGGGATCAACGATGCACCAGCTTTAGCCTTGGCGGATATCGGCATCGCGATGGGCAGCGGAACAGATATTGCGATGGAGACAGCGGACATAACCTTGATGAACAGTGATCTTTTATCCGTTGAGAAAAGTATTCGTCTATCCAAAATAACACTAAGAAAGATCAAACAAAATTTATTCTGGGCGTTTCTATACAACGTGATCGGGATTCCCTTTGCCGCAGTGGGCTTTTTGAATCCTATCATTGCCGGCGGTGCGATGGCCTTTAGTTCGGTCAGTGTATTGCTGAACTCGCTCAGCTTGAATCAGAAAAAAATATAA
- the copZ gene encoding copper chaperone CopZ, whose product MKKQFEINGMSCNHCVANVEKAINQLEGIDKVKIHLKKNQGVVKFDEAKVSAEQIAAAVTEAGYETEVI is encoded by the coding sequence ATGAAAAAACAATTTGAAATCAACGGAATGAGCTGCAATCACTGTGTAGCAAATGTAGAAAAGGCAATCAACCAATTGGAAGGGATCGATAAAGTAAAGATCCACTTGAAAAAGAACCAAGGTGTGGTGAAATTTGACGAAGCAAAGGTTTCAGCAGAACAAATCGCTGCCGCAGTGACCGAAGCAGGGTATGAAACTGAGGTGATTTAA
- a CDS encoding CopY/TcrY family copper transport repressor, whose product MAMTITPVKISDSEWEIMRVIWTQESTTAQEIIDILGQTMAWKPATIKTLLGRLVKKEAVRTEQSGKKYIYYPAISEGETVKSATENLFSHICAKRIGETIAELVAEAELTEADVEKIKEQLVKKKTVDTIACNCIPGQCECNHHKD is encoded by the coding sequence ATGGCTATGACAATCACACCAGTAAAGATCAGTGATTCCGAGTGGGAGATCATGCGAGTGATTTGGACACAGGAATCCACGACCGCACAAGAAATCATCGACATCCTTGGTCAGACGATGGCGTGGAAGCCCGCCACGATCAAGACGTTATTAGGGCGCTTAGTAAAAAAAGAAGCGGTACGGACCGAGCAGTCAGGGAAAAAGTATATTTATTATCCGGCAATCAGTGAAGGCGAGACGGTAAAAAGTGCGACAGAGAATCTCTTTTCTCATATTTGTGCCAAACGAATCGGCGAAACCATTGCTGAATTAGTTGCAGAAGCGGAACTGACGGAGGCAGATGTGGAAAAGATCAAGGAACAATTAGTAAAGAAGAAGACCGTCGATACAATCGCGTGCAACTGTATCCCCGGACAGTGTGAATGCAATCATCATAAGGACTAA
- a CDS encoding heavy metal translocating P-type ATPase, which produces MEKVYRLDGLDCANCAAKIERSVQQIKGVEQAQVDFMSTKLTIVAPEKDIERVSEEAKEIVNKLEPDVEVNSVQTQREEESSKGKIIQIVVAIIALGGLAIFTPAMPLKLIAYLILYLWIGYDVLKTAISNIFHGEIFDENFLMAIATVGAIAIGEYPEAVAVMLFYQVGEFFQDYAVAKSRKSISSLLAIRPDSANLIQNGEVKKVAPEAIKVGDRILIKPGEKVPLDGIVKEGNSMLDTSALTGESVPRSIHPEEQILSGFINQSGQLTVEVTTTFGESTVSKILDLVENASSKKAPAENFITSFARYYTPIVVGLAVLLAVVPPLVTGEPFYDWVYRALTFLVISCPCALVISVPLSFFGGIGGASKAGVLIKGSNYIETLANVETLVFDKTGTLTKGVFEVQTVETTMNKKEFLQYVSSAEQSSTHPIAQSIVNYVDQPLLAVSQLEEIAGFGLSVEIDGHHFLVGNEKLMANKNIPFQAVQEIGTIVYVAMDGRFVGHLVIADEIKDNVSEALAEAKSLGVKRTVMLTGDNRGIADAIGKKIGIDQVYSELLPEDKVTHLEEELQRETKTAFVGDGMNDAPVLARADIGIAMGGLGSDAAIEAADVVIMDDQPEKIPTAIGIARKTMGIVKQNIVFAIGVKVVVLVLGALGFATMYAAVFADVGVTVIAVLNAMRCLRIK; this is translated from the coding sequence ATGGAAAAAGTATATCGGTTAGATGGGTTGGATTGCGCGAACTGCGCAGCGAAGATCGAGCGCTCTGTACAGCAAATCAAAGGTGTGGAGCAGGCTCAAGTGGATTTTATGAGCACGAAACTGACGATCGTTGCACCGGAAAAAGATATTGAACGTGTCAGCGAGGAAGCGAAGGAGATCGTGAATAAGTTGGAGCCGGATGTTGAAGTCAACAGCGTGCAAACGCAACGAGAAGAGGAAAGCTCTAAAGGAAAAATCATTCAAATCGTTGTGGCGATCATTGCTTTAGGAGGTTTGGCTATCTTTACTCCGGCAATGCCGTTGAAGCTGATTGCTTATTTGATCTTATACCTGTGGATCGGCTATGACGTCCTCAAAACCGCCATCTCAAACATTTTCCATGGAGAGATCTTCGATGAAAACTTTCTCATGGCGATCGCAACCGTTGGCGCCATCGCGATCGGAGAATATCCAGAAGCAGTGGCCGTTATGCTGTTTTACCAAGTAGGAGAATTCTTCCAAGATTACGCCGTTGCAAAATCAAGAAAATCAATCAGCTCACTGTTAGCGATTCGTCCAGATTCGGCGAACTTGATCCAGAACGGTGAAGTGAAAAAGGTCGCGCCTGAAGCGATCAAGGTGGGCGATCGTATCTTGATCAAGCCGGGGGAAAAGGTACCGTTGGATGGGATCGTCAAAGAAGGCAATTCGATGCTGGATACCTCTGCGTTAACAGGAGAATCTGTTCCCCGCAGTATCCATCCGGAGGAACAGATCCTCAGCGGGTTTATTAATCAGAGCGGACAATTGACTGTAGAAGTGACAACGACATTTGGTGAGTCGACGGTCAGCAAAATCTTAGATTTGGTGGAAAATGCCAGCAGTAAAAAGGCACCGGCAGAAAACTTTATTACCAGCTTTGCTCGCTACTACACACCGATCGTTGTCGGCTTGGCTGTCTTGTTGGCAGTCGTGCCGCCGCTGGTGACCGGAGAGCCCTTTTATGATTGGGTCTATCGTGCGTTGACCTTTCTAGTGATCTCTTGTCCGTGTGCGCTGGTTATTTCTGTACCGTTGAGTTTCTTTGGCGGGATCGGCGGTGCTAGCAAAGCCGGTGTCCTGATCAAAGGCAGCAACTATATTGAAACGTTAGCAAACGTGGAAACCTTGGTCTTCGATAAAACAGGAACGCTGACGAAGGGTGTCTTTGAAGTTCAAACTGTTGAAACGACCATGAACAAAAAGGAATTCTTACAGTATGTGTCTAGTGCGGAACAAAGCTCCACTCACCCGATTGCCCAATCAATCGTAAATTACGTCGATCAACCATTGCTCGCTGTCAGTCAATTAGAAGAAATCGCAGGTTTTGGGCTCTCAGTTGAGATCGATGGGCATCATTTCTTAGTCGGCAACGAAAAGCTGATGGCAAACAAGAACATTCCATTCCAAGCCGTACAGGAAATCGGCACGATCGTCTATGTTGCGATGGATGGAAGATTTGTCGGACATTTAGTGATTGCTGACGAGATCAAGGACAATGTCTCTGAAGCATTGGCTGAAGCGAAGAGCCTCGGTGTGAAGCGTACCGTCATGCTGACTGGAGACAATCGCGGAATCGCGGATGCGATCGGTAAGAAGATCGGGATCGATCAAGTCTATAGTGAACTGCTGCCAGAGGATAAGGTCACGCATTTAGAAGAGGAATTGCAGCGGGAAACCAAAACGGCTTTTGTCGGTGATGGGATGAACGATGCTCCCGTGCTTGCCCGCGCTGATATCGGTATCGCTATGGGCGGCCTAGGGTCGGATGCCGCGATCGAGGCAGCGGATGTCGTGATCATGGATGACCAGCCTGAAAAAATCCCGACAGCGATTGGAATCGCACGTAAAACGATGGGGATCGTCAAACAAAACATCGTGTTTGCGATCGGTGTCAAGGTGGTCGTGTTGGTCTTAGGAGCATTAGGCTTCGCAACGATGTATGCCGCCGTTTTCGCAGACGTAGGTGTCACTGTGATCGCTGTGTTGAATGCGATGCGTTGTTTAAGAATAAAATAG
- the asnS gene encoding asparagine--tRNA ligase — MEQIQIIDAKNHVGETVKIGAWVANKRSSGKISFLQLRDGTAYFQAVVVKSDVSEEVFHLAKELTQETSIIVTGEIREDTRSKFGYELGVASIEVIGESHDYPITPKEHGVDFLMDHRHLWLRSSQQHAIMLIRNEIIRATYEFFNNNGFVKVDPPILTGSAPEGTSDLFETNYFDHKAYLSQSGQLYMEAAAMALGKVFSFGPTFRAEKSKTRRHLIEFWMIEPEMAFMHQEDSLEVQEQYVAYLVQSVLDNCDYALDVLGRDKEILKNYTKLPYPRISYDEAIELLKKNGFDDIEWGEDFGSPHETFIANSFDRPVFILNYPKAIKPFYMKPHPTREDVVICADLIAPEGYGEIIGGSERATDYDYLLEQIREAGLNEEEYSWYLDLRKYGTVPHSGFGLGLERTITFISGIDHVREAIPFPRLLNRIYP, encoded by the coding sequence GTGGAACAAATTCAAATCATCGATGCCAAGAACCATGTTGGCGAAACAGTAAAAATCGGGGCTTGGGTCGCGAATAAACGATCAAGCGGAAAGATTTCTTTCTTACAATTACGTGATGGGACAGCTTACTTTCAAGCGGTCGTTGTCAAAAGTGATGTATCAGAAGAAGTTTTTCATTTAGCGAAAGAATTGACGCAAGAAACATCAATCATTGTTACAGGAGAAATTCGGGAGGACACACGCTCTAAATTCGGTTATGAATTAGGTGTAGCGTCGATCGAAGTCATTGGTGAAAGCCATGATTACCCGATCACACCGAAGGAGCATGGCGTAGATTTCTTGATGGATCATCGTCATTTATGGTTGCGTTCGTCACAACAACATGCGATCATGCTGATTCGTAACGAGATCATTCGTGCGACCTATGAATTCTTCAATAACAATGGTTTTGTAAAAGTAGATCCGCCGATTTTGACAGGTTCAGCTCCTGAAGGAACCAGCGATTTATTTGAAACAAATTATTTCGACCATAAGGCCTATTTATCTCAAAGTGGACAATTATACATGGAAGCAGCAGCGATGGCATTAGGAAAAGTCTTCTCATTTGGACCGACTTTCCGTGCTGAAAAATCAAAAACACGCCGTCACTTGATTGAATTCTGGATGATCGAACCAGAAATGGCCTTCATGCATCAAGAAGACAGTCTAGAAGTGCAAGAACAATACGTGGCTTACTTAGTACAAAGTGTTCTAGATAACTGTGACTACGCATTAGACGTCTTGGGACGTGATAAAGAAATTTTGAAAAACTATACAAAGCTTCCTTATCCGCGGATTTCTTATGACGAAGCGATTGAATTATTGAAGAAAAATGGCTTTGACGATATTGAGTGGGGCGAAGATTTTGGATCGCCGCACGAAACGTTTATCGCGAATTCCTTCGACCGTCCAGTCTTCATCTTAAATTATCCAAAGGCTATCAAGCCTTTCTATATGAAGCCACACCCAACACGTGAAGATGTCGTGATCTGTGCCGACTTGATCGCGCCAGAAGGATATGGAGAAATCATCGGCGGTTCTGAACGTGCGACCGACTATGATTACTTGTTGGAACAAATCCGTGAAGCAGGCTTGAACGAAGAAGAATATTCATGGTATTTGGATCTGCGTAAATATGGGACTGTGCCCCATTCAGGTTTTGGTTTAGGACTTGAACGGACGATCACATTTATTTCAGGGATCGACCATGTTCGTGAAGCCATTCCATTCCCACGTTTGTTGAACCGTATTTATCCATAA
- a CDS encoding pyridoxal phosphate-dependent aminotransferase translates to MKLSQRVTNLEPSVTLAATAKAKELKAQGLDVISLTVGEPDFTTPENIEQAAIKGIEGGKVSFYTASGGTPELKSAIVDFTKKNYDLSIAPKNVIVTSGAKFALYTLFQAVLDAGDEVIIPVPYWVSYGEQVKLAQGNPVFVAGAQNNDYKITIDQLEEVRTEKTKALIINSPSNPTGMIYTEDELREIGEWAVRHDLLIVSDDIYDHLVYNGNKAAHLASLSEDIFHHTVIINGVSKTYSMTGWRIGYAIGNEEIIGAMTSIASQATSNPTAVSQVAAAEALSGEQETAEKMRQAFEERLNTIYPKVADLPGFELKKPQGAFYLFPNIKGAMEIGGYDNVTTWVNDLLEQERVALVTGEGFGSSDSVRMSYSSSMENLEEAVVRIRRFIENSKK, encoded by the coding sequence ATGAAATTATCACAGCGTGTAACAAACTTAGAACCGTCCGTCACTTTAGCAGCTACCGCCAAAGCCAAAGAGTTGAAAGCCCAAGGATTAGATGTCATCAGCTTGACTGTAGGGGAGCCTGATTTCACAACGCCGGAAAACATCGAGCAGGCAGCGATCAAGGGAATCGAAGGTGGCAAAGTCAGCTTCTATACTGCCTCTGGCGGCACCCCTGAATTGAAATCTGCGATCGTGGACTTCACTAAGAAAAATTATGACCTTTCCATCGCACCGAAGAATGTCATTGTCACAAGCGGGGCAAAATTTGCCTTGTATACCTTGTTCCAAGCAGTTCTGGACGCAGGAGATGAAGTCATCATCCCAGTTCCTTATTGGGTGAGTTATGGTGAACAAGTCAAGCTGGCTCAAGGAAATCCTGTGTTTGTTGCAGGTGCGCAAAACAATGACTACAAGATCACGATCGATCAACTAGAAGAGGTTCGTACGGAAAAGACAAAAGCACTGATCATCAATTCCCCGTCGAATCCGACAGGGATGATCTACACGGAAGACGAGCTGCGAGAAATCGGGGAATGGGCCGTCCGTCACGACCTGTTGATTGTCTCAGATGATATTTATGATCATCTTGTTTATAATGGAAACAAAGCAGCCCATCTTGCTTCATTGTCAGAAGATATTTTTCATCATACCGTGATCATCAATGGCGTTTCGAAAACCTACTCTATGACGGGTTGGCGAATTGGCTATGCGATCGGGAACGAAGAGATCATCGGTGCCATGACGTCGATTGCTTCTCAAGCAACGAGCAATCCGACGGCGGTCAGCCAAGTAGCTGCTGCTGAGGCTTTATCGGGAGAGCAGGAAACAGCAGAAAAGATGCGTCAAGCGTTTGAAGAGCGGTTGAATACCATCTATCCAAAAGTAGCGGACCTGCCAGGTTTTGAGCTTAAAAAACCGCAAGGAGCGTTCTACCTGTTTCCGAACATCAAAGGTGCGATGGAGATAGGCGGCTACGACAATGTGACGACTTGGGTCAACGATTTGTTGGAACAAGAGCGTGTGGCGCTGGTAACAGGCGAAGGGTTCGGTTCTTCTGACAGCGTGCGAATGAGTTATTCATCCAGTATGGAAAACCTAGAAGAAGCAGTCGTGCGGATTCGTCGTTTCATAGAAAATAGTAAAAAGTAA